In Acinetobacter pittii, one genomic interval encodes:
- the epmA gene encoding EF-P lysine aminoacylase EpmA produces the protein MSLSYQPTCSIDALKARAKLYTQIRQFFAERDVMEVETPIVSQAGVTDVHLASVQVLRHINGKLRTQYLQTSPEFAMKRLLASGSGPIYQICKVFRDDEHGRKHNSEFTMLEWYRPGLDLKALMHETADLLQTCLQHRFGEFRPFILSYKHAFQDRLDINPLQATLKQLKDTANRVGLNLDLGDDRLAYMDLLFSHFVEPSLGFDAPVFLTDFPPEMASLAKVKVDEDGEEVAARFEVYIEGLELANAYDELLDADVLRSRFEADNAERAKQGLHVMPLDEHLLSALPHMPECSGIALGVDRLLMVATDQVKIEKVVTFPAEIA, from the coding sequence ATGAGTTTAAGTTATCAACCTACTTGTTCAATTGATGCTTTAAAGGCTCGTGCTAAGCTTTACACTCAAATTCGTCAGTTTTTTGCTGAACGTGATGTGATGGAAGTCGAAACACCCATTGTTTCACAAGCAGGTGTCACCGATGTACATTTAGCTTCTGTTCAGGTTTTACGTCATATTAATGGCAAATTGCGAACTCAATATTTACAAACGTCACCAGAGTTTGCCATGAAGCGTTTGTTGGCAAGTGGCAGCGGGCCGATTTATCAAATCTGTAAGGTTTTCCGAGACGATGAACACGGACGCAAACACAACAGTGAATTTACCATGCTTGAATGGTATCGTCCGGGTCTAGACTTAAAAGCTTTAATGCATGAAACCGCTGATTTATTGCAAACCTGTTTGCAACATCGTTTTGGTGAATTTCGTCCGTTTATTCTAAGTTATAAGCATGCCTTTCAAGATCGCCTAGACATCAACCCTTTACAAGCAACGCTGAAGCAACTCAAAGATACGGCAAATCGTGTGGGGTTAAACCTTGATTTAGGCGATGACCGTTTAGCTTATATGGATTTGTTGTTTTCTCATTTTGTTGAGCCAAGTTTAGGTTTTGATGCGCCTGTCTTTTTAACTGACTTTCCGCCAGAAATGGCGTCTTTAGCAAAAGTAAAAGTAGATGAAGATGGGGAAGAGGTTGCAGCACGGTTTGAGGTTTATATTGAAGGTTTAGAGCTTGCTAATGCATACGATGAATTACTTGATGCAGACGTGTTACGTTCACGCTTTGAAGCAGACAATGCAGAGCGTGCTAAACAAGGCCTTCATGTCATGCCATTAGATGAACATTTATTATCAGCGTTACCTCATATGCCGGAATGTTCTGGTATCGCTTTAGGTGTAGACCGTTTACTCATGGTTGCCACAGATCAGGTCAAAATTGAAAAAGTAGTTACCTTTCCAGCAGAAATTGCCTAA
- a CDS encoding YkvA family protein — translation MAWLQSLKDWAKRLKKQIIMLWFASKHPQMPWLPKIIAVVAVAYAFSPIDLIPDFIPILGFIDDALILPILIWLAVRFTPKQVIFDAEQQAEEWLEQQERRPQNYLVAVLIILIWITLAMIAYFYFGGGL, via the coding sequence ATGGCTTGGTTGCAGTCTTTAAAAGATTGGGCAAAACGTCTAAAAAAACAAATTATTATGCTTTGGTTTGCATCAAAGCATCCTCAAATGCCGTGGTTACCCAAAATTATTGCTGTGGTGGCTGTGGCTTATGCTTTTAGTCCGATCGATTTAATTCCAGACTTTATTCCCATTTTAGGATTTATTGATGACGCTTTAATTTTGCCCATACTGATTTGGTTAGCGGTTCGATTTACGCCTAAACAAGTCATTTTTGATGCAGAACAACAAGCTGAAGAATGGCTAGAACAGCAAGAGCGTCGACCTCAAAATTATTTGGTTGCCGTACTCATTATTTTAATTTGGATAACTCTGGCAATGATAGCTTATTTCTATTTTGGTGGTGGGTTGTAA
- a CDS encoding Tim44 domain-containing protein, translating into MEVHQRGLITGILMAALAISPLAEAKRAGGGKSHGMARSTTSSQSYQQPRQVTPAQQPATAPQRSGPGVGSMVAAGVAGAAVGAVAANALADDKSTSTEQQATQPGNEQAAQAQEEKKGGIPGWIWVLLAAALAFFVFRKLGSKKKLAGNNPYAPNNDGQNPFGRSAAPQAAPRNAGDNTNIFGQSVGGGAATQAPFGGATTSNGNQLPDGTEPAAFLRIARQRFNHIQSMNTASNIEEIRRYLTPELYSSMYNDIMENQDQDVAEFSNLNAMVVDSATENGQYVVSVRFTGTVSEDLNSLPQPFTEIWHFVKPVGSQQDWVVAGIQQA; encoded by the coding sequence ATGGAAGTACACCAGCGTGGCTTGATTACCGGTATTTTAATGGCTGCTTTAGCAATTTCTCCTCTTGCTGAAGCTAAACGTGCAGGTGGTGGTAAAAGCCACGGTATGGCACGTTCTACTACTTCAAGCCAGTCTTATCAACAACCTCGTCAAGTGACTCCTGCTCAACAACCTGCTACGGCACCTCAAAGATCAGGTCCAGGCGTAGGTTCAATGGTTGCGGCTGGTGTGGCTGGTGCTGCCGTAGGTGCTGTTGCAGCAAATGCTTTAGCTGATGACAAATCAACATCAACTGAACAGCAAGCAACACAGCCTGGAAATGAACAAGCTGCTCAAGCCCAAGAAGAGAAAAAAGGTGGAATCCCTGGCTGGATTTGGGTCTTACTTGCCGCAGCTCTCGCTTTCTTTGTATTCCGTAAATTGGGATCAAAAAAAAAATTAGCGGGTAACAACCCTTACGCACCAAATAATGACGGTCAAAACCCATTTGGCCGTTCTGCTGCACCACAAGCTGCTCCACGTAATGCTGGAGATAATACAAATATCTTTGGTCAATCTGTGGGTGGCGGTGCAGCAACCCAAGCGCCTTTTGGTGGTGCAACAACGAGCAATGGCAATCAACTTCCAGATGGTACTGAGCCTGCTGCGTTCTTGCGTATTGCACGTCAACGTTTTAATCACATCCAGTCGATGAATACTGCAAGTAACATTGAAGAAATTCGCCGTTACTTAACACCAGAACTTTATAGTTCTATGTATAACGACATTATGGAAAACCAAGATCAAGACGTTGCTGAATTTAGTAACTTGAATGCGATGGTTGTAGACAGTGCGACTGAAAATGGTCAATACGTAGTAAGCGTACGCTTCACTGGTACAGTAAGTGAAGATTTAAACAGCTTGCCACAACCGTTTACTGAAATCTGGCACTTTGTTAAGCCAGTTGGTTCTCAGCAAGACTGGGTCGTTGCTGGTATTCAACAAGCTTAA
- the radA gene encoding DNA repair protein RadA, producing MSKVKTVYRCEQCGADHLKWAGQCSECGEWNSLTEVKLEPTTAHRARPKIGGYAGQVANITTLNKVSVSHETRLPTGISEFDRVLGGGLVTGSVVLIGGDPGIGKSTILLQTATHMASAKSSALYITGEESLSQVALRAQRLDLPTDQLKVMAETCVERICEVLEQEKPVVAILDSIQTLYTETLQSAPGGVSQIRESAALLTRYAKNSGTALFIVGHVTKEGALAGPRVLEHMVDCVLYFEGQSDSRYRMIRAVKNRFGAVNELGVFGMTDKGLREVANPSAIFLSRYDEAIPGSIVMISREGTRPLLVEVQALVDDAQGQPRRVALGLEQNRLNMLLAVMHRHGGVQTTGQDVYVNIVGGLKITETGSDLAVLLACASSLRTKALPQQLAVFGEVGLSGEIRPVPNGQERLKEAAKHGFKYVILPRGNAPQKAIPGVQVIAVARLHEALTEAMQLSDELT from the coding sequence ATGAGCAAAGTCAAAACTGTTTACCGTTGCGAGCAATGTGGGGCCGATCATCTTAAATGGGCTGGTCAATGCTCAGAGTGTGGTGAATGGAATTCTCTGACTGAAGTCAAACTTGAGCCGACCACTGCTCACCGTGCACGTCCAAAAATTGGAGGCTATGCCGGTCAAGTCGCGAATATTACAACATTAAATAAAGTTTCAGTTTCGCATGAAACCCGCTTACCTACAGGGATTAGCGAATTTGACCGTGTACTTGGTGGCGGTTTGGTGACAGGTTCTGTTGTGCTGATTGGTGGTGACCCTGGTATTGGTAAATCGACCATTCTTTTACAAACCGCAACTCATATGGCAAGCGCAAAAAGCTCTGCGCTTTATATTACCGGTGAAGAATCTTTGTCTCAGGTTGCGCTTCGTGCTCAACGCCTTGACTTACCTACTGACCAATTAAAAGTCATGGCGGAAACCTGTGTAGAACGAATTTGCGAAGTTTTAGAACAAGAAAAACCTGTAGTGGCTATTCTAGATTCGATTCAAACACTTTATACAGAAACCCTCCAATCTGCTCCGGGTGGTGTTTCACAAATTCGTGAATCTGCCGCTTTATTAACCCGCTATGCAAAAAATAGTGGCACGGCGCTCTTCATTGTTGGTCATGTGACTAAAGAAGGTGCACTAGCAGGTCCGCGTGTTTTAGAACATATGGTGGACTGCGTACTTTACTTTGAAGGCCAATCAGACTCTCGTTATCGCATGATTCGTGCAGTTAAAAACCGTTTTGGTGCAGTGAACGAACTTGGCGTATTTGGCATGACTGATAAAGGCCTACGTGAAGTTGCCAACCCTTCTGCCATTTTCTTAAGTCGATATGATGAAGCGATTCCCGGTTCAATTGTTATGATTAGCCGTGAAGGAACTCGCCCGCTTTTAGTTGAAGTACAAGCGTTAGTTGATGATGCTCAAGGACAACCACGACGTGTTGCTTTGGGTCTTGAGCAAAACCGTTTAAATATGCTGCTTGCTGTAATGCATCGTCATGGCGGTGTTCAAACCACGGGACAAGACGTTTATGTCAACATTGTAGGTGGCTTAAAAATTACCGAAACAGGTTCTGACTTGGCTGTCTTACTCGCATGTGCTTCAAGTTTGCGCACTAAAGCGTTGCCTCAACAGCTTGCAGTTTTTGGTGAAGTTGGTCTTTCTGGTGAAATTCGCCCAGTTCCTAACGGACAAGAACGTCTAAAAGAAGCTGCAAAACATGGCTTTAAATATGTCATTTTACCAAGAGGAAACGCCCCTCAAAAAGCAATTCCGGGCGTTCAAGTCATTGCCGTTGCCCGCTTGCATGAAGCGTTGACCGAAGCGATGCAACTCAGTGATGAATTGACATAA
- the pdxB gene encoding 4-phosphoerythronate dehydrogenase, with product MKIVADENLAFTDYFFSEFGDIQHKAGRTLTHADVKDAEALLVRSVTAVNESLIENTALKYVGSATIGTDHLDIAALEKQGITWANAAGCNAQAVAEYVITALLHLDASLLEPQEKFTLGIVGLGNVGKRLAYMAQLLGWNVIGFDPYVHLDSIENVNFQTLLQQANAISIHVPLTKNSEHATYHLFDEKAFAALQPNTILINSARGPVVKEAALIEDIQRTQRKVVLDVFEHEPVISEELIDMLALATPHIAGYSLEGKARGTQMIYEAFCQKFGFDINKRFETQLPTCEDYFSGNDLKAVLKQKLAQIYDIAQDDANIRACIKDGKVEQKAFDLLRKNYPLRREWAAHGRPQA from the coding sequence ATGAAAATCGTCGCAGATGAAAATTTGGCATTTACCGATTACTTTTTTTCTGAGTTTGGCGATATTCAACACAAAGCAGGGCGCACTTTAACTCATGCAGATGTCAAAGATGCTGAAGCATTATTAGTTCGTTCAGTCACCGCAGTGAATGAAAGTTTAATTGAAAATACAGCATTAAAATATGTAGGTAGCGCGACAATCGGTACTGATCATTTAGATATCGCGGCTTTAGAAAAACAAGGTATTACGTGGGCCAATGCCGCAGGTTGTAATGCCCAGGCTGTGGCTGAATATGTCATTACTGCTTTACTTCATTTAGATGCGAGCCTTTTAGAACCACAAGAAAAATTTACGCTAGGCATTGTTGGTCTTGGAAATGTCGGTAAGCGTTTGGCCTATATGGCCCAGTTACTTGGTTGGAATGTGATTGGTTTTGACCCATATGTGCATTTAGATTCAATTGAAAATGTAAACTTTCAAACTTTGTTGCAACAAGCCAATGCAATTTCAATTCATGTGCCGCTTACTAAAAATAGTGAACATGCCACATATCATCTGTTTGATGAAAAAGCTTTTGCAGCGCTTCAACCGAACACGATTTTAATTAATAGTGCACGTGGCCCAGTCGTTAAAGAAGCTGCTTTAATCGAAGACATTCAACGTACTCAGCGTAAAGTCGTGCTTGATGTATTTGAACATGAACCCGTCATCTCTGAAGAACTTATAGATATGTTGGCCTTAGCAACACCGCATATTGCAGGTTATAGCTTGGAAGGTAAGGCACGCGGTACGCAAATGATTTATGAAGCGTTCTGCCAAAAGTTTGGTTTTGATATAAATAAGCGTTTCGAGACTCAGTTGCCTACATGCGAAGACTATTTTTCAGGAAATGATTTAAAAGCAGTGTTAAAGCAAAAATTAGCTCAGATTTATGATATTGCTCAAGATGACGCCAACATTCGTGCCTGTATTAAAGATGGCAAAGTTGAGCAAAAAGCATTTGATTTATTACGTAAGAATTATCCGCTGCGCCGTGAATGGGCAGCACATGGGAGACCACAGGCATGA